The following are from one region of the Quercus robur chromosome 1, dhQueRobu3.1, whole genome shotgun sequence genome:
- the LOC126695724 gene encoding uncharacterized protein LOC126695724 has product MVTDANQKVLPLAFAIMDKESGASWGWFLECLRISIEHVIPNDDICIISDRHKGIKCVIREWPRREDGREQVYHRYCLRHVASNFNRHFDYPILKALALKAGYASNEAKFKSIMETIKEAEINLLRGVDPTDTRIERYMLYTYLVSEDVEKWTQSHDGGRRYGAMTTNISECFNGVLKGARGLPIAAMVHFTWCKLVAYFHDRHKQITSDLSRGKLWSDYAMEIYSRNEQKIAGHTVRNFNHAEGVYQVVTSYNDHRGGGGNHSHEVRIFARTCGCRKWQNLKIPCSHAIKVL; this is encoded by the coding sequence ATGGTAACCGATGCTAACCAAAAGGTTTTGCCTCTCGCCTTCGCTATTATGGACAAGGAGTCAGGGGCtagttgggggtggtttttAGAGTGTCTCAGGATTTCCATAGAGCATGTCATACCTAACGATGACATTTGTATTATTTCTGACCGACATAAAGGTATTAAATGTGTCATTCGAGAGTGGCCTAGACGTGAGGACGGAAGAGAACAGGTATATCACcgatattgccttcgacatgttgctagcaacttcaacagACACTTTGATTACCCGATTCTAAAGGCATTGGCCTTGAAAGCTGGATATGCGAGTAATGAAGCTAAATTTAAGTCCATAATGGAAACCATTAAGGAGGCCGAGATTAATTTACTGAGGGGTGTAGACCCTACTGATACGCGGATTGAACGTTATATGCTGTACACATATCTAGTGAGTGAGGATGTGGAGAAATGGACCCAGTCACATGATGGTGGAAGACGTTacggggcaatgacaaccaatatcTCCGAGTGCTTTAATGGGGTACTTAAAGGTGCCCGCGGTTTGCCCATTGCTGCAATGGTTCATTTCACTTGGTGCAAACTTGTTGCATATTTCCACGATCGACATAAACAAATTACTTCTGATCTCTCTCGAGGTAAGCTGTGGAGTGATTATGCAATGGAGATCTATAGCAGAAATGAGCAGAAAATTGCAGGACACACTGTGAGGAATTTTAATCATGCAGAGGGTGTATATCAGGTGGTTACCTCGTACAATGACCATAGAGGTGGAGGGGGAAACCACAGTCATGAAGTGCGCATATTTGCTAGAACATGTGGTTGCAGAAAGTGGCAAAACTTGaagatcccttgttcacatgcaattaaagttCTTTAA
- the LOC126695806 gene encoding uncharacterized protein LOC126695806 — protein MDELKLNRTWYDIKIIYRYPQEVLHERINYGYMAIKEDKHVKMMFNRIQKMPQVNAAELYVSLEALADNTTEVVQETTTALQFTALDDRCTIMGGYTMGGYTMGGYTLPSQDHVANTSETLYPQQTHLEEEDEDEDHVANDGENVEVVDEYEERIEQGDFENDVDEHEVVHNFEEENMEHHDEGDANDDIGVQHNRNTTTGYRPPAESFYSNTWEDIVDPSRLQIPFVSTWEDGMHFSKGLAFANKEAVKHALIIYAANDNRNFIIWRSTKSKLCAACVDDNCKWYVGAYMKTKFNGMWMVTSYVGPHTCIPFGLKRDGRMMDSHFVASEIMGKLQKNHTARIDELWEIIHTKYNHELSYYKVWDAKQKAIAKIFGDWEESYQKVAKVVVGILG, from the coding sequence atggACGAATTGAAATTGAATCGTACTTGGTATGACATTAAGATTATTTATCGTTACCCACAAGAAGTCCTTCATGAACGGATAAATTATGGGTATATGGCGATCAAAGAAGATAAACATGTAAAGATGATGTTTAATAGGATCCAGAAAATGCCCCAAGTAAATGCTGCTGAGTTGTATGTAAGTTTGGAGGCGCTTGCAGATAACACTACTGAGGTGGTGCAAGAAACAACTACGGCTTTACAATTTACAGCCCTAGATGATAGATGCACTATAATGGGAGGGTATACAATGGGAGGGTATACGATGGGAGGTTATACGCTCCCATCTCAAGATCATGTTGCTAATACTAGTGAAACCCTCTATCCTCAACAGACACATTTAGAggaggaagacgaagacgaagatcaTGTTGCGAATGATGGTGAAAATGTTGAGGTTGTGGATGAGTACGAAGAGAGGATTGAGCAAGGCGACTTTGAGAACGATGTGGATGAACATGAAGTCGTTCAcaattttgaagaggaaaatatggagCACCATGATGAAGGTGATGCAAATGATGATATTGGTGTCCAGCATAATAGAAATACGACCACTGGCTACAGACCTCCTGCTGAGTCATTCTACTCAAATACTTGGGAAGATATAGTTGATCCTTCACGTCTTCAGATACCATTTGTCTCTACTTGGGAAGATGGGATGCATTTTTCTAAAGGGTTGGCTTTTGCAAATAAAGAGGCGGTGAAGCATGCATTGATAATATACGCAGCAAAtgataatagaaattttataatctGGAGGTCGACCAAATCGAAATTGTGCGCCGCATGTGTTGACGACAACTGCAAGTGGTATGTTGGGGCATACATGAAGACTAAATTCAATGGTATGTGGATGGTCACGTCTTATGTGGGTCCACACACTTGTATACCCTTTGGCCTAAAAAGAGATGGTAGAATGATGGATTCGCATTTTGTTGCATCAGAAATTATgggaaaattgcaaaaaaatcacACTGCACGTATTGATGAGCTGTGGGAGATCATACATACTAAGTATAATCATgagctttcttactataaagtatgggacgcaaaacaaaaggcaattgcTAAGATATTTGGGGATTGGGAGGAGTCTTACCAAAAAGTTGCGAAAGTTGTTGTTGGCATACTTGGATGA